ACCTCCACTCTTTCCTCTGGCGTCTATAGTTATCACATCATGGAACCCCATCTTCTCCACTATAAACTCCAAATAACACCTTCTACTCTTGGTCTCACTGAGGAATATTATCTCAGGGAAATACTGACCATGTATTCCCTGTAGATGTCGAACTGTCGGGGTATTCCCCAACCCCTGACAGTTCCAACTTAATATTCTCATATTGACCTCGAAGGGTTGGTATTACCCATCAACCCTTCTTTCAGATTGTATCCACTTTCCAATGCTATCCTTTGGACAGAATGGACGGGGACTTTGGCTGCCATATTGGCAGAATGGACCGGAGTGGTCACTGCTACTAGAGCAGAGTGATGTGCTTCTTCCTGGTTGTTTCCTTCGTTATCACACCTTGTCTCTCCCAACCTTTGAAATACTGAGGGAGATAATTTCTTCTTCTCAGATGAGTTTCTCCTAGCTTTCTTTGGGTTTCTCTCATCACTACTGCTTAGTCTTCTCTTCTTTGATGTACGAGAGTCTTCTATGCTTCGGGTAAAACCAGGTGTGATAGTTCCCTGGCTCCCCAGACGTTCGAAAACAGAGGGAGGACTACGGCTTCCTTTACTCGATTTGCCATCACCCTTTTCTCCTGAAGAAGCGCCACTTAGTTTCATACGTAGATCAGCTGGAGAGCTAGGTTCTTCTCTCTTTCCTCTGTTCCTTTTTGAACCCCACACTTCCTCCAAGCCCCCCAATCTGTTGAAAACTAAGCCAGACGCATTGGTTGCAGGTGAATGTCCCTGGCCTCCTACCTCCGTAGTAGCACTTTTGGTCCCACTGTATTCTCCTGAGCTCTGCGGGTTTGCTGTGGACTCCTCAGTGCTTCTCGTTTTCTCCGAGCCCTCCTTACCTCCTTTCTGTTGCCACTCCAGCCGATGTTTTGAGGCTATTTTCTTCCCTTACTCTTATCCTCCTTTAGATTTCCACGGCCTTTCACACTATTCCTTGCTTGGCTTGTAGAGGGAGAGGGGCCACTAATAACCACTCCTTTAGCAGCTCCTTTTGTTGAAGGTCTCTGGAGACTCTCTTTggcttttgtttccttttcctttAGTTTTTTCCTTAGGTTGGATTCCTTGGCTCGATCTCTACCTTCCAACTCCCCTTCTTCCACTGCGAGGATCTGATGAGGGCACTTGGTCTGGTCGTGCGTTAGCCTTTTGCATCCATAACAAACTTTGAGAAGCTTTTCATACTCCAACTCCGTTGGATACGTGGCTCCTGATTTGAATCTGGCTATTCTTCTGAACTGCAGTGGCTCTTCCGTATTGATCTTGACCAAGGCTCTTACGTACTCTAGGGAGTTAGAGTTCTTTGCGTGCAGCTCCACTGCTTCGACCTTCCCCAAAGGATCCAGTAATGTTTCTACCACTTGCCTCTTCAGCATGTGGATGGGAAGTCCTCTAATTCGAATCCAGAAAGTTATCCTTTTTAAGAAATCTTCCTGTGGGTTTGGTGTCCATTGATCCATGGCCACCATCCAACCATTAACAAACCATGGACCTTTTGACAGAACAAACTTTAGGTCGTTCTCCGATCTGAAGGTGTACTGAACCCTATCTTCTCCTACAACCCTTCCCTGAGTTCTATCCTCCATCCCCCATATGGGTGGTAATGCCTTTACTAGACCTCCTACCTTGTGCACAAAAGGGTTGAGGCATCTCACAATAATGCTTAGTGTGTTTTCCTCAATCAGATCCTCAACCTCCAGATCTGGGATATCCACCATCTCGCCTTCATCCAGAAGTTCCAGTTCCTTTAGCTCTTCCATTAAGGACGGCTCTTTCTTCTTGCGAAATCTATTCATCCTTCTCTGTTTTTACCCCGAGATTCTTCACACCCTATTCCAAAGAAAAGAAGTCACTAGGACTTAATGAAAGCTCACCCCGGGTTGGATCTACACCTTAGACCTTCCCAGAGACTATACTCGCTACTGTATCCCCTTAATCTCCCATCCCTTGCTCGAAAGGAGTCAACTTTACGTAATGGAGATCTCAGTGAAAGGTTTGCAGCTTCGAATCTTTAGGTCAATCGAAACTGATTGCAAGGCACGACGTAGATCTAGCGAGAAAGCTCCGGATTTTCTTTCAGAACCCTAGTCGCCGCCGTCGCCATTCTTTAGTCGTGAttacaaaaagagaaaactcttttttttcttttttctatttatatactTCTATATATAACAAGTCCTACTTCTTCTCTTATTTGgtattttttcctttatttaCTCTTAGTAATTAATTTATAGGTTTCCTCATCTTTAACCTCAAACACATTTtgctcacaaaaaaaaaagctcaaacacacattttaaattttttcacaaaaaaaaaaacacaaaacacaaTTATATATCCCATAATAATAAACACGTTAGGTTTAACAAATACGCATTTGCTTTTGCGGTTCTATTATAGTTTGAAAcctgatttaaaatatattgacaTATATTTGAAAGTCTTCTCATCGTTGACTGAGGTTATCTCCGTCATTTGAGTGGTTTCATACACtgtctccatcttcttctcccatttatatatatatatatatatgtttatcgCAGAGTTGTCACTCCTGAAAAGgggaaaacccaaaaaaaaaactactaaaaataaataatctcaGCCACTAAATAATCTTAGCCACCGTTGGGGGTACTTTCGTAAAGTTCAACCAGAGCTTCGTTCCCGCGGCGTACGCAAGACGGTAACTGAGAAAATCAAGTGATCTCCGGTGATGAAACTGAATCGCGGCGGTGGAGAGCTCGGCCACCACCACGAGGCCCTGAAGTTTTCAAGCTTAACCTTCACGCTGGAGCGGCCACGTGACTACCTCGTGCTCTTCACTCGCTTCTCCATCCTCACGTGCCTCATCGTCTCCGTCTCTCTCGTTCTTCGCGCCACTTTCTCATCCTCCTCCGCACCCTACTCCTACGGTCTCCGTTTCCCCGCCGTATCTCAGAAAGCACTAGCTACACCGCCGACGATATCCACCGGTCCGATCAATATCTCTCACATCCAGTTCTGCATCGCCGGAGCAGCTGAGACCTGGCTCGATAGGAGCCGGTACACCTCTTTGTGGTGGAGCAACTCCACACGTGGATTCGTCTGGCTCGATAAACCGGTTATGATCAATAAAAATCATTCAGATAACCGGTTCTCGATTCCGGCTCGAGTTTCCGATAAAAGCTGGACTCGGTTCAGATTCTCCAGCTCACGAGCGGCGGTTCGGATCGCTCGCGTGGTCTTGGATAGTTACAGGCTGAATCTCCCCGACGTGCGGTGGTTCGTGATGGGAGACGACGACACCGTCTTCTTCGCGGAGAACCTCGTCGAGGCTCTCTCGAAGTACGACCACGAGGAGATGTGGTACGTCGGCGGAAACTCGGAGAGCGTGGAGCAGGACGTGATGCACGACTACGACATGGCGTTCGGCGGCGGCGGGTTCGCGATCAGCCGCCCGCTCGCGGCGCGTTTGGCCGCCGCGATGGACGGGTGTCTGCAGCGGTATTTCTACTTCTACGGCTCGGATCAGAGGATCGCGGCTTGCGTTAGCGAGATTGGCGTTGCGTTCACCGAAGAACGCGGGTTTCACCAGgtgtgttttctgtttttttttattggttgtttgGATTACACGTGTCCCAATCGTTTGTTGGAGCCccgataaaattcaaaaaagttttcGATACTGAGAATGAGAATTGCTAGATTTGCGTggatttatgaattttatatatgaatagAGGTTGGAATAGAGTCAAACCTAATAATCACTTAGGTGAGTGTTGAGAAAAGCATTTATTAGGATTTGGTATATTGAATAAAAGTCACACAATTGTTGACTAAATAAGAAGACTAGTGTCCGTTACTGATAGACACATTAGCCTCGCTAATCCGACTTACATACACGTTTACTTAATGAAACAAACTGAAGTGTGACAGTTTTACGCTTAGATGAATGCTCTCCTAccgtttttgttttgttttatgaatgGTCCTCCGTTGCTTGTGGTCCATGATTGTTGgcaaacaaattatttatttatttattgggggtttaaatttatttttagagcACGTGATTCTGTCGTTatgatataataaatattttaaatatgaaaacatttttaaaatatttattataccTAGCTATCTGCTTTCTTTAATTTGCTTCTAATCTATGTTTcctgtaaaaaaaattttgtcaaAGATTATTGTTGTTAATGGTAACTCTGTTTTtgtccaaaaaagaaaaatggtaaCTCTGtttctaattaaatatttaagattgTTGTAAGTATTTAGATATACCATTATTAACATAGTGTGTGTTTTGTACTAACAACGTTCTTTGTTGTgttgaaaacaaataaatttgcAGCTTGACATAAGAGGAGATCCATACGGGTTTCTATCGGCGCATCCCCTCGCACCGCTTGTATCACTGCATCACCTCGAATACTTAGACCCATTATTCCCTAACAAAACCCCCATCGAGTCGTTACAAACCCTTGTGAAACCTTACACCTTAGACCCGCATAGAATACTCCAACAGATTAACTGCCATGACCACAAGCGTCAATGGTCCATATCCATCTCGTGGGGATACTCCATTCAGATATACACATACTTTTTAACCACTAAAGACCTGGAAACGCCGTTGCAGACTTTCAAAACCTGGCGGTCTTTTAGAGATGGGCCTTTCACGTTTAACACCCGGCCCTTGAAGCCTGACCCTTGTGAGCGTCCCGTCACTTATTTCATGGACGGAGCAGAGGATGCGAGGGGTAGTGGGACGAAAACTTGGTATAGCGTAGGGGATAAGAACTATGGTCATTGTGAAAAGAGTGAGCATACTCGGGTTAACAAAGTGAAGAGGATATTGGTGACTTCAATGAAGATGGATCCTGAGTATTGGAAAAAGGTtagtgtttttaattttattacatatTGGTGTTATGTGAAATTATGTTTTGAAGctttatagttattttttttttttgttgataggcACCAAGGAGACAGTGCTGCGAGTTGTTGGAAGGAGGAAATGAGAAAGAAATGTCAATAAGGATTAGGAAGTGTTCATCTTTGGAGATGATATAAGAGAAACTCGAAAACCAGATAATATTCTAAACAATTTTAGTACGAACCAGATTCCGGTTATGGTTTGGTTACAAACTAAACCAAGAAAACCGAATCAGAACCAACGAATAGTTAAGCAATTTTAGGCTCACTGAGAGAGGAGAGTATAGAAGACTCGACTtcgtactttttttttttcacaacttATATTATAAAAGCTCAGAGAGCAACAAAGTTTACAATCAAAGTAGAAGATCCCGGAGCTATGCTCGACGGTGGGATGATAATAAAAAGCATTACAAACATTGAAAGATAGAGCTTTCAAGGGGCGAGTCAAGCTCAACGGTATAAAGAGTCCCATGGAGAAACTTCATCTTTTTCCCTAAAGCGAACTGATAGTCGAAAACGACGTTGATACACCTGTTAGCAACGGTTGGAATGATGACGGACAAGAGCTTTTGGTGAGAAGCTCCATGACCGTATAGAAAACAAAGTCCTAACTGACTTGATTTGGCATTGACTAGAATAGATGGACTATGTGAATCCAGTAATGAGCAGATGACTATATCCACgacattgaaaatataatgaGGCTTGACGAGAACTTCTAAAGCAACGATGAGCAATGAGTTAAGACAAGAGCTTCTAGTTCTAGCATTACCGTGAAGGAACCATGAAGGTTTGGCCGAACAAACGCCAAATTGCCAGTCGTCGGACTCAAACAAGCTTTGAATGAACGAGCTAGAGTCAGGATTTTCAGATGGGCGAGCTTCTTGTGGTGATTGCATAGGAGAGGCGCGACTACGCAGCGGAGAGCTAGTCTCACGTCCGGTAGTGACTCGTCCAGGAGGCGGTGGCGTAGCAAGTATTAGATCTGGCTGGCGATGCATATAATCGAAGAGGTGAGAACGACCAGATCCGGTGAGGCCTCCCTCGAGCTGAGAAGCTCCGGCGTTTCTAACACCAAGAGGAGACGCAACAGGGACGAGAGGAAGTATAGAGGAAACGGCGACGGCGTGGTGAAATCCGGCCCGGAAGGGAACATGGTGAGCGGAGGAGCGGTGTGAGGAGAGTAACATCGGGAGGAGAGTAACGTCTGGAGGGTCTGGTGGTTCCGGAGGGATGACGGGAAAGAAACCTTCAAACGGGACGTTCAAACACGACGACGGCGGCGGATCTGGAAGGGGCCGGATACATGACGGAGGAGTAGTGACCATCATAGCCATGGAGAGGAGCATGGCTGCTTCAGAGGGAGGAGGAAGGAGCAGAGTGGCTGAAGCAGGGGAGATCCATCGGAAGCGCCTTGGGATGCGGGTCTGAGAGAGTTTCTCTCTAGGGCGAACTCGTTTTTGCCCATGACTCGACTTCTTACTATGTTGATGTTTTTTCACTTTGGCTATGCATGTGTCGTGTATGATAATAGCACATACAACAAGTTGGCAAAGGAAGCTAGTATAGTTGATTCTTCTTATATTGCAATATTGATCCTGGACTAGCTctcagaaaagaaaagaaaagatctTGGCTTACCTTTTGAATTAGATAAATGAACAACAAAATACATGAATATGTTTTCAGCATTGCTACAAAAGGTGATCgagtatgaaaaaaaaaacgattttaaaatacTAGACAGAGGATGTAGTTGATATCATGTAGCTAGTAATGAAGTTAATGAAATATAGTTCGTTGACCCCCAAAAAATTACGAATATTGGCAAATATCAAATTGTATCGgaagttgtaaaaaaaaaatcgaaatccAATGTCGTTCGATCTAGTCTAGAAAAGATATTCAAATGTCTCGGATAAGTTAAGATGTTAAAATATTCAGCATGCATGTGATGTGAAGTCTTACTTGATGAAATAATTAATCACAATTTTCTAAATCCTGTTTTGGAGCTTGAGGAGAGACTTCTTGCTTTGTATATGCATCTACAAGTTTAGCTCTTAGTCACACAAGTAACATGGATGGCAGATGAATTGCATAAAGCGGATTCTCTCGCAATCAGAAATCATACATTAATTTGAAGCAAACATATTGAAACATTGCATCATTGTAGTTGTGATTTTTATTCCCGTGGTCACAGATTCTGATGCCGTATGTTGGGATGATTGATACCAGCTTGTTTACCTAGAGCAGCATGAGTGATGCCCTTACGCTTCTTCTTGGTGGTCAAGACATTGGGAATAGTTACGTGACTGTTGGGTCATCATTAGGTAAAGCACAAGGAGGCTTTGGGTCTTTCTTTCCCATGGACTTACATGCCTCCTGTTTGGCCCCTGTAACAAAAATGAACAACATCACAACTTAATCTTTCTGTATTTTCCCCGCTACTTAATTACGGTTTGTTATAGTTGAGAGAAGATTTATGGACGTTAGATTAGGtaaaacatatatgatatatgctAGTGACTCAATACATAAAGAACTCGAAAatattaaaacccaaaattctccaatttttttttcccctTTAGACTCCAGCTTTCTTGCTTCTGATGAGTTCCTTAAGCTCAGCAAACTTCTTCTTGCATTGAACCATCGTTTTACCAGGAACAGCCGCAGCTACTCTCTCCCATCTTTGGCTCGTCTCTTTAGTAAACGTCTTCAAAGCTTGAACCAAAGCTCTTTCTTGCACGCTCGACCAACCATCTGCGTCTGAACTCCCACTTGCTTCACCATTGTTTGCCATTGGTAGAGATTCTCCAAGCTCCTCCTCTCTTGTGGAGAGAGGTGACGCGATTGAAACTGtaggtttccttttctccaggAATGTGTCAAACGCCTTGGCAGAATCTGGTTTCTGGAGAAGAACGGTCTTAGTTGCTTTAAGAACCTCCTCCACGGTTCTTCCTGTACCAATGTAATCTGATATAACCTCCCATCTCCTAGATATCCCCTTTGGGTATTTTATTATTCCTTTTCTCAGCTTATCAATCTCTTCTTTGCTCCATGGTTGCTTCTTCCGAGTGTTATCTAATTTAGTAGGCTCTGCGTCACCGTCCGCtttctcattttctttcttctgaGTGTTATCTAATTTAGTAGGCTCTGCGTCGTCACCACCGTTGGCTTTCTCACATTCTTTCTCTTTAGAGTTGGCTTTctcattttctttctctttagaGTTGGCTTCGTGATCTTTGATCACATTTGCCAATTCTACCCCTTGTTTGTTTCCCATCGTATCACATAGACTCTGCAGCTGCTGGATGTTTAGTGACATGCATAGATTCTCTACATCTTCCTTGGAGAGGAGACGCTGAGCCAGGACATGAGCTGAGAGAGTTCTAAGACGGTTACGCTCTTTGAGTAAGAGTTtcctctctttctccttctctttctttaGTTTTTCGGCGGattcttttgcttcttctttcctCATCTTCTCTTTCTCGGCGGCTTCCTCTTCCCGCTTCTTCTCAGCCATAACCTTCGCTTCTTTCTTCCGCTGCTTCTTggcctcttcttcctcttctcttttCGCGATCCTGGGGTCTATTCTATACGCATTGTCCACTAGATTCCGGATTCGAACGTCGTCCTCCTTCCTATCCTTTGCGGTTTTTTTGGCATTCTCTCTCTCCATCCACCTCCGCTCCTGGCGCGAATCTGCCTTCTCAAGATCATGCTTTCCTCTGTCAggaaactctctcaaactctTGAAACCGTACCAGAAGCTGTAGAACTTCTCAACGTCTTTGAGCTTTGTGTTCTCATCTCCCAAATCCGGTACACGCTGACTCGCCTTCGCCCACAGCTTAGCAATTCTCTTAAAGGCTGGACCAAACACCTTGAAAAACTCTTGCGGCGAGCAATCCTCGTCGTCAAACTCATCAGTGGAGTCAAATATTTTCCTCTTGGTTGGATCCATCAGCACCTCGTAAGCTTCTTGAATCGCTCTGAAGCGAGAATCTATCTCATCTTTCTTAGCTTCCTTGGCCTCTTCCGTCTCCTCTGCCAGAAGGAGAGCAGCGTGTTGTTTGTCAGGATGGTGCTTCAACGCGGCTTCGCGGTAGCTTTTCTTTATCTGATCTTCTGTTGCGAGATACCTCAAGTTTCTCAATCCCAACAACGCGTAGTGGTCTTGTTGGTGGTCTTGTTGTTGCTGTGCAccaggcttcttcttcttcttcttattcgcTTTGTTGTTGGCATAAGGGTTGAATGAAGGAAAAGAATACTCCTCctctttatcatcatcaccaactTTCTTATTGCTACCTTCACCAGCGCTAGGTTTCTCTGCACAGCCAAGAAGTTTGAGAGCAGCTGAGTGGAAGGCGTGACCAGCAGGTTCACGGTTCAAAGCCTTCACGGGACGAGAATTGGAAAACTCGTAGAATGGTTTTCCATCCACAAGCTCCTCAGAGTATGTAATTAGCTTAACGGCAGAGTCGCTTCTCCCGCTCGGCATGATGAGTATCCACGCTTGTTTATGTCACAAAGATTACAGaaagattacaaaaaaaaataaaataatctacaTATGTTAACCTACTTGAAGTAGTAGAGAAAGCTAAACTTATTATATTAACCGGTTCGGTTTTCCGAATAAATCTATTCCAATTTACGAATAGTTCGGGCCTAGGCCCATTTGTCTAACTATTTGGGCCTAGTAATCTGGTCCTGAACACTACTCTTGCGTCGTTGATAAGAGCTGGTCGGCTAGATGATGATGCTATGGAGTTTATAGACATACGCCTGTTGAACCGGTGAACATTGACCACTATGTGTTGATatcaagcatatatatatatacaaactcGTATAATCAAAAAGGATTCTGGAGAATATGGGTAATGTCTATGATGAGAGATAGGATTCAATAAAGAGCATGGGTGTAGAATTCTGGATGCGCTAGAGACTTCTGCGGAAaggtttacatattttataatctttattctaaaaaaaacatattttgcaaTCTTTATTGAACAGATAAAATAACTTAATTCAAGTAGAATTTTGCAACAACGTTTTCAATGAGTTAAGCATTTAATTATCTAGAGATGATGCCAAAACCCGATAAAAAGTAACCAGATTTCGCTTTATAATTAGGCCAGCTCTATGTTTGGTATCACCTAATCTATTCAAACTCATCACTCCTAAGATAGAATAATACCTTTAAGTTTGCTTTGACCAGTGCATGTTCTAGCTACTGGTAAAATGTGCCCACTGTCACTAATGAGAACGTCCTGGTTTGTACTAGTACTAAAAATAGATAAACCAATCTACAATAGGATTGTATTCCTGGTTTGTGATAGTAACATAACCCACTTACCCACACACCTTATCACTGAGCTTTGAAATCTGTGAACATGCCGCATTTTATCTAAGATATATCAACAAAATGAGATTTAAgggaaaaattataaatttatcagaaaCTTTTAAAGTCTTACGAGGGAGCACCGACGACATACTCATGGTCATCCATTTTTGCATGACATCTGGTTTGCACATGATATACAAACAGGGGACCGCGATTGTGAAAAGTTCTCACCATGTCCTCGAATCATCAACATACAAGTATacaaccactacaagaaaaaggCACGCATAGCGACGCTCGGTCGGAAATGGTACGAAGTCGGCATGTTCTCGGAAGTTACCGAGAAAAAACTCGTTCTCGGTAAATTTGTCGCTAAGGGTTATCGGAAAACACCGAGAGCGCGCGTTCCGAcgatgtttaaaaaattaattaaaagaataacaaaaaatgaaatatatatatgtatatataatatcaccaaatattcaatatataaaaaataataaacaattgacaaagttaataaaatttagttagtAACTGTCTCTGACGAATTTGCGTCTATTTATTAATCACTTACCGAGAACAAGATACATTATCCGCTTTGTTCGGAAACTCGCCAGACGCTACGCGTGCGGTGCATCCGGACCTAGCGATTTATCGAAAAAGCGGAAAAAAATTGGGGAGTACGCAGAGaagaattttttgtatttttatacgTATACTGCtctatttatatgtatattaccaatttttatgtataatacatgtttttttacaaacaaaatatatgtttatgtaaaaaaattgtTACGTGTTAATGTATTCATGTTGTCATGTTGTGGATTTATGTTTTGCTTTCGTTCATCAGTTTGTTGTATATATAAGATGTATCAAGATCTCCTCCATTCATGGTGAATGAAACAAAACCTTCAATTCTTCTCTCGCAACTGATTAATTTCCTTGATATGCATTATAAATGTTGCATATCAAAACGAAACAAGGAAGTTTAGAGGTTGTCTTCTCTTTCACGTTTCTTGTACAATCCTGTGGCATTTTCGAATAAACTTGTGGTCCCGTTTTCCAAAACATCGACTACGTTATATAACTTGGACGTATAATTGAGACCTATTTCCTCTGAAAAAATTACACTTTGACATACTTTATACTCACTCTTTATCATTCTTGCATATTTCCCACATGTCATGGACTTTTTGATGTGTCAATGTCCAAATTAACCATGTCATTAAAAGTAAAGGAGTTACCTTTTTTCCATCGAAAATCAATTCCTCGTTACCTTGATTTCAAACCTAGTCACCGACATATACATAATTTCTCCTCAAACTCATAAATTGTAGCTTGACGAATCTTTCTCAAATCCTACGATGTCAATTTTCCACTCCATCTAGGTCGCCTCTTTCTACGACGGTGAGTAGAAACTTGTGCGCCGTCACGGGCCCTTGATAAGTTTTTGCAAACCCCTCTGTTTTGGATTAACCTAGATCAATTTTCATTTTTGCAGTTGCAGAGTAGAAAACCGAACCGCCGACGAAAACACACTATGCCGATACTTTCTCACAGCTGAAACATTCACAATAAAAGATATTTCCTAGTTACATAtcgttttcatttttaccatccTTGATATCAAGTTCTTGCTTAAATTGAAACTTTCGATTGAACTAGACCATCCCCTTTGTGAACGATGCTGTGACTGATGAACAGTTGACCACAACTCCATCTCGTCTAACCACAACACCTCTGCCCCTCTCCCAACACCTATTGCACCTATCCACGAAGCCATTGACCACACCAACATTGTCTTTAACCTCTTCCTCTCCACCAGGCCACAATACATACCTATAGCTGTCCAGCTAAACGCTACTTACCATGACCACATCTCCATGTCGCCAAAACACAACACCCCCACCACTCCCCACATCGCTGCTGATCCTAACCATGTAACTTTCACTCCTGACCATGTAACATTAGCCATTCCCACCAAAACCTCTATCCATGACCACACATCCTTATCCTCTCATCACAATATTTCAGACCTTGACCACATGAACACAAGCTCCTCcatccacaaaaaaaaattatttttaatctcAACCATtagatcaaaaatataaatacccAATCCAACGGTTCCTGGTGAATTTCTACAATCTATAAAACTGTCAATTGTTAATTGTAAACGTTAATTCTAactattaattaaaacaaaaccaaCGAGACATTGTTTAATCAggattcttttttctttgttggGGGTATTTTCGaccaaaaaattttaaaagtaaatcaAAAAAGTACACTTCATGTCTAAAGTAACTCGAAGTGTTATAATGGAAGCCCAAATTACGTCAAATGGTATAGCTCTCATTTCCTCTCGAGGAAAACGTGACATTTTGATCGACCTTATTTAATTAGTacg
The window above is part of the Brassica napus cultivar Da-Ae chromosome C3, Da-Ae, whole genome shotgun sequence genome. Proteins encoded here:
- the BNACNNG24830D gene encoding uncharacterized protein BNACNNG24830D, which translates into the protein MKLNRGGGELGHHHEALKFSSLTFTLERPRDYLVLFTRFSILTCLIVSVSLVLRATFSSSSAPYSYGLRFPAVSQKALATPPTISTGPINISHIQFCIAGAAETWLDRSRYTSLWWSNSTRGFVWLDKPVMINKNHSDNRFSIPARVSDKSWTRFRFSSSRAAVRIARVVLDSYRLNLPDVRWFVMGDDDTVFFAENLVEALSKYDHEEMWYVGGNSESVEQDVMHDYDMAFGGGGFAISRPLAARLAAAMDGCLQRYFYFYGSDQRIAACVSEIGVAFTEERGFHQLDIRGDPYGFLSAHPLAPLVSLHHLEYLDPLFPNKTPIESLQTLVKPYTLDPHRILQQINCHDHKRQWSISISWGYSIQIYTYFLTTKDLETPLQTFKTWRSFRDGPFTFNTRPLKPDPCERPVTYFMDGAEDARGSGTKTWYSVGDKNYGHCEKSEHTRVNKVKRILVTSMKMDPEYWKKAPRRQCCELLEGGNEKEMSIRIRKCSSLEMI
- the LOC125582988 gene encoding uncharacterized protein LOC125582988, with translation MNRFRKKKEPSLMEELKELELLDEGEMVDIPDLEVEDLIEENTLSIIVRCLNPFVHKVGGLVKALPPIWGMEDRTQGRVVGEDRVQYTFRSENDLKFVLSKGPWFVNGWMVAMDQWTPNPQEDFLKRITFWIRIRGLPIHMLKRQVVETLLDPLGKVEAVELHAKNSNSLEYVRALVKINTEEPLQFRRIARFKSGATYPTELEYEKLLKVCYGCKRLTHDQTKCPHQILAVEEGELEGRDRAKESNLRKKLKEKETKAKESLQRPSTKGAAKGVVISGPSPSTSQARNSVKGRGNLKEDKRGKEGSEKTRSTEESTANPQSSGEYSGTKSATTEVGGQGHSPATNASGLVFNRLGGLEEVWGSKRNRGKREEPSSPADLRMKLSGASSGEKGDGKSSKGSRSPPSVFERLGSQGTITPGFTRSIEDSRTSKKRRLSSSDERNPKKARRNSSEKKKLSPSVFQRLGETRCDNEGNNQEEAHHSALVAVTTPVHSANMAAKVPVHSVQRIALESGYNLKEGLMGNTNPSRSI
- the LOC106366899 gene encoding dnaJ homolog subfamily C member 2-like, with product MPSGRSDSAVKLITYSEELVDGKPFYEFSNSRPVKALNREPAGHAFHSAALKLLGCAEKPSAGEGSNKKVGDDDKEEEYSFPSFNPYANNKANKKKKKKPGAQQQQDHQQDHYALLGLRNLRYLATEDQIKKSYREAALKHHPDKQHAALLLAEETEEAKEAKKDEIDSRFRAIQEAYEVLMDPTKRKIFDSTDEFDDEDCSPQEFFKVFGPAFKRIAKLWAKASQRVPDLGDENTKLKDVEKFYSFWYGFKSLREFPDRGKHDLEKADSRQERRWMERENAKKTAKDRKEDDVRIRNLVDNAYRIDPRIAKREEEEEAKKQRKKEAKVMAEKKREEEAAEKEKMRKEEAKESAEKLKKEKEKERKLLLKERNRLRTLSAHVLAQRLLSKEDVENLCMSLNIQQLQSLCDTMGNKQGVELANVIKDHEANSKEKENEKANSKEKECEKANGGDDAEPTKLDNTQKKENEKADGDAEPTKLDNTRKKQPWSKEEIDKLRKGIIKYPKGISRRWEVISDYIGTGRTVEEVLKATKTVLLQKPDSAKAFDTFLEKRKPTVSIASPLSTREEELGESLPMANNGEASGSSDADGWSSVQERALVQALKTFTKETSQRWERVAAAVPGKTMVQCKKKFAELKELIRSKKAGV